TTGTGGGTTACAGTTGCGCTAAACCGCCAAATAATAGACCTGTGCACAAATGTAATGACAGATCAACTTGTCCCCGCACTCATAATGCCATGTGCGTTTGTCATGATGTGAGGTTTGATATCTAGAGTTAATACAGGCGCCATCTGTTGGAAAGTGTGAAGTATCTTCACCCGGTGTCGTATAAGCCAGATCATACAGTATGTGTCTATGGGCCAGATGCATTATTAGTGTAGGCCTATCTCCCCAAAATATATAATGAAAACAACTGGAACACTGTAGTAATTTTATGAATTTAAATAGACATGTAGGTCTAGGTATTTTAAGCCTAAGGATAGGCCCTACGTTTATATTTCAAGGTCAGTGATGACTAAAATGAAATCAAAAATCATTTTGGCCAATGAGACATCCATTTGTCCTATGGGCTGATTTAGCTTGGGGTGAATTTGGCACTACAGGAGGCATTACATGGGGGCTTTATACTGTAGGTCCCAATTGACTTGTGATATTGTAGGCCTACAGTGAGATGTGATTGAATGTTCTACAAGTCTAGGCTACATGTCAGTTAGCACACTACAAGTCTAGGCTACATGTCAGTTAGCACACTACAAGTCTAGGCTACATGTCAGTTACCATACATTCTTAAATAATGCAAAACACCTCCCAGTCCTTACAGAACATAAGTGAGTATGTTAAGAAATAAAGCACTATCAATGTAATACCACTCAAGTGGCCCAACCAAATGCCTAAACACATCCATGTAGTTTCAACAAACTATGCCGTTTAATCTGGTTTAATAATCATATTAACTTATAGCCATTGCCCATGTTCTATCTCTTTCCAGACAAATAGTTAGTCTGGATGGTATTTGGGGTTTTCCAGTAGGCTAATGTCCCCAGGGTTTTTCATCAACCCCAATAgactagtaaaaaaaaaaaaaatcttaatgAACATCTGCTTACTTGTTTCTCAATTTTGTGCTACTGGCTGGCATACATTTTCTTTCAATTGTGATTTCATAAAGATGTTATGTATCATGTTACTAAAAGGTCAGTGCAAAGCATCAATGTTTGCTCCAATTTAAACCACAATAGCCTTCTATGTGTTTGGATCAACTGGACGATCAAATACCAACTATTGTGTTATGGAGGTTTCATTGAGAGTGCACCAACCAGCGTAAGATATCTTACTAGCCATTTGACACAGCTAAAAGAACACGTTTTGCTTGAGTACCTTTTTTGAGGAGAAATGCTATTATCCTTTTTTGCTGTTTATCTCTATAATTTGTAATTAAATTTCAATTCTCCACAGATTGTCATGAATAACATTTGACCATAATTATGTGTAGAAGTCATTCATTTTTGTAGGGAGTTAGTTTATTTCATCTAAAGGTGTTAAAACAGGTTGCTGATGCAAACCCTAATTGTTTGCAATGACCtcccaactcaatattaggaaggtgttcctaatgtttggtatactcagcgtATAATCAGTCATGTTATCAGAGATTATGAGTCTGTTAAAGAATTGTCACAAAGACATAAAACAATATGAGTCAATAATACAGTATTAGCCTAAAGGGCGTATAGGCTACATGCTTATAAGTGGTACCTTTTGACATAGCCTATTTGACATTGTCAGGTGTCAGCCATGTGTCATTTTGTGTATTTTGTACTACTTTTAGCATGGTTAGCAAGGTTAATATGTTTCATAGTGGACTATAGGCTAAGTCAAGGCACAAGAGAAGTGAGATTCACCCATGCAGGCTTACCTGCCCCAACATAATTTACGCAACATATAAATAATATTATTTAGGTTAGCATGTTATGCAGCAGCAAAGCAAAACACTTTTGTTCCCATCAAACTATTGAGGCCCAACGTGACCTATGCTATAACGAACAAGTCCACACATTGAGGTGTAATTTGACACTCAGGAGGGGCCGAAGGCTTTAACAACGGTTCCTCATTGGTCCAGTCAGTAGTGTAGACTGCACCTTCTTGACACTCCCTAAAAGGAAGATCGATTGCCAGTTTTTACTGTTTGTTGAGGAATTCGAGTGCATTGAATAGGCTCCTAGAAAGAGGGCGAAAGTTACTTCGAGATTTCGAACCAAGTACTTGATCGAGGACATGACTGCATTACGTGACTTCAGATCTAATGTAGCCTACTGCTCCGGGTTATTCAACAAGATAGACGATACGAATATCTCCTAATTCATTTTTCTTTCACTTTCTTGATTTGATtcgaccagagagaggagagaagtgcgACCCCGTGCTGGATGGATGGTTATGGGGAAGGGAGCAGCAGGACCTTCGGCGCTTGAAGTCGGCAAGATCCTTGTTTTTTTTCTTTGCCTGTTTCCTTCTGGTAAGACTTTGCAGTAGTTAGAGATACTAATTAAATCATGCGTCTGTTAACTGTATTAATATGATTATTATCTAGTTATTACAACCATTGTTTTGCATTATGCTAGCCCAGTTCCACGATGATGGCAACACTGAAAATTATATATTGTTGCATTGAAATAACATTAACAGATTTCACATTCAAACATCCTTATTACAGGAACCATTTTTTTTCACACTAAACTTTTTCAAGTTTTGCAGCGCACATAGCCTGAACAACCTGCCAGATGGATGTATAGGCATATACCTACATTATTTGTTAAACAAGACATGTAGTTGAGTTTATCAACAAAATGGAAGACTGACTTTATAAGTTGCATGTCAACACTGGTAAAACATACAATGTCAGAGACATGTGGAATCGACTGAGTCGGTACGTACAGCCAATGCTTTGGCGTTTATTGTGCTCCATGTTGTGGTGTATTCGTAATTTTAAAAAATCGTTACATCGGACTTTTTTGTTTCTATTGAATCATTTTACACAGCTCAAGCCTATGCTACTCAAGCGGTAGAACCCCGTagttgtgttatgtttggggggAGGGGGATAGGGTTTACGGATTTTATCCTCCTTTTCTAAAGTAACCTATGGGTACTTGCCTTTTTCTTTTTCTGCATTTATTGCGTCGGTTTAAAAAAAGTTATAATGAAAAAGTTCGGGGAATCCCTGAATCCCATGCACATAGATTTTCTCCATCCGTTTATCTTATTTTTGGTTGGATGAACAATAAGCAATTCGTAACCATGCTTAGGTTATTTATTAAAACTCCTTGAGCCCCTTCTTCCTTTTAATGAGATGCACAAAAAGCCTATCTCCATGGCCTCGTAGAACTCAATTTGCACATTTACCGATCTTTATCGGTTTCTGTTTCAAGTCATTTACCGCCAAACAAAAAAGTGATAATGCAAGTGTTAGTTGTTGTTGACGTTTATTCAAGATTAAGATTAGTTTATTGCCACTTATCAGATTTGTGATAATAAATTCGTTTTGTTGCTGGGACTGGGAGGAGGGAGTGGTGTGTGCTGTTTGGGGTTGGAATAGTTGTGGTGGAATGGTAGAGTCATAATTattaactggttaaataaaggttaaatacataaaaaataaactgaaagtGTTTTATGGTCATTGGTCAATAAGTTCTGAGGGAACGTTTGGTGGAGCAAAGCTACATGTAGACTCGTCCTAAACTGAAGTTTGTTTATTAGGGTGAAGTTAGTAGCTAGGAGCTTTTGAATTATTACATGTGCTCTTTCCTATACCCCCCACCACCATCCCCATACCATGCCACCCAAAGCAACTTAAATGTCAGGTCATGTAATTTAAGTCCTGGTGAATGCTTGTTGGAAGTTGCATTACTCTTTGATTAGGGCCTTCTGCAATGGACAGGTGGATATCTTATATCCAGTTTGACCTGTGGAATGGTGAGGCCTCTCTTCTGTTCCGCTCTCTGGTTCTGGAGCTAGTTTCTCTCCTGTTGGAGATATTTGGTGGAATTTTGATTTTCGTTACACTTGAAGTAAAAGTTATTTAATGGAAataaatgctcaatttgtctcgAGACACTGAAAAAACATGGAAAAAAATCAAAGAATGCTGCAGGGCTTTTTTGGATTATAGGAGTCGAAAGACAAGCCATTGCATAGGTTATTGTTTAAGGGTTTTAAACACACAGATAAGACTGTATAACACTTGCTTTCCTTTTGTTTCTTTAGTACATTAATTGTTCAACACATTGTTTAGTGATTGGATGAACAGTCCATTGTGGGTATTGGTTTGCCATTGTTGTGTGAACTATGGTCCTAATGTTTTCTTCTCCTCTCTACAGTGAGTCTGCAGTGTAAGATCCTCAAGTGTAACTCAGAGTTTTGGGCCTCCACCTCAAGCTCTGGCCCAGAGGAGGAGTTCTGTACGGCACTGCGGGCGTACAACAACTGTGTACGCCGCACCGCACGCACTTGCAGAGGCGACCTGGCCTACCACTCAGCCCAACATGGCATAGAGGACCTCATGAGCCAACACAACTGCTCCAAGGAGGGGCCTACAACCCAGCCTCGAGCCGGGACCCCCgctccacccccaccaccacagcTCCAGCCTGACAGCCAGGAGCGCTCTGATGGGCCGGAGCAGTGTCACTACGAACGCAGCCTTCCTCGCCATTCCTCGCCACCCAACTACACCCACTGCGGCTTCTTTGGAGACccgcacctccgtaccttcagcgATGACTTCCAGACCTGCAAGGTGGAGGGAGCCTGGCCGCTTATCCATAACAAATACCTGTCTGTTCAGGTGACCAACACACCTGTCGTGCCTGGCTCCTCTGCTACGGCCACCAGCAAGGTGAGAGGagcctctacatctctctatcaTATTGAATCAATGTCATATTGACTGTATGTTGGGTACAGCACAGTTACAGAGTGTCTGGTGATGCTTGACATTGCTACTGATCAAGTATTATGTGATTATTTCATTGCCACAGACTGAATCCTTGAAAAACGACTCTCTTGAAGTAATATTTTACAACTTTCCTTATCATAGAAATACCAACAGACCTTGCAAAACGTCTGATAGCACCGGTCTTCTCACCGCTGCAGAGGAGTGTAGACATGCACTATCTAAGTAGAGAACAAaaagatacaggtaactgccaaaataaaggaaacacttgagtaaaggagggatacaaagtatattgaaagcaggtgcttcaacacaggtgtggttcctgagttaattaagcaattaacatcccatcatgcttagggtcatgtatataaatgctgggcaggcaggccattattttggctaccatggccaTTTTAGGAAAGGGAACGTTTTGTTGTTTCTCCTGAGCAAGGCTGCTACTCCTCTATTTTTCCATTTACTTACTAAAGAAAGCCCTTTCAGGGAATGGGAGAGAATATTTCTGCCTGCTTGTTTGAAACAGTGAATGGAATGTTATTGGACAAATTGTACTGTAGTGATTTATTTGTAAGAGCTCTCAAATCAAGAAATATTATGATAAGTAAGACCTTCGTATGTAAGAGGTTGTGGGCCTCTTTAATGTGGTCAGAGAAGTAGGAGCAGCCGTGGGAATGTTTCACTGTGGACTCTGGTTAATGTTTGGATCAGTTCCATCGCAGACCAATAGGCAATACACAGAACAATTGTTGGGATCATGATAAGGTTTACAAATGATATGCCAGTATTATACTCGCAGTATAAACATCATGTGGACAGCCAAGACAAATGTTATGCCCACTTTATGTGTAGCAGTCCATACCGTAGCATTGTGTGTATGTTAGTTAGAAAATGTTGTTTTAACTAAGTGCTCAAGCCATACAAGAAACTGCAGATATTTTCTGCACATTAGTTGGCCCTGATACCTCATAAATTACCATTGTTTTGTTTCTACGGTACATTGGACGGCCTGAGGGCCGCCCCAGAAATGTATTTCACTAGAACATAAGGTGAAAACAAAGAACCCTGAGCATTTGTAGTCTGCAAAATCACGTAATATTAGGTCCACATTTGGTACGATTTTGGCAGTCGTGGTTGTGTGACCAATAGGCCTTCGTGCACTGTATCCTGACTGCAGGGTTTACACTGACATTTTGTCGTCAATCACGTAAAGAGAGAGACCAATTTTCCATCATCAGACCTAATGATGCACTTTAAGCATTCTGGCTTTTTTTTCTGTGCGCTTAAGGTAATGATATCATTACACAGCTGTACTTGGAAGCAAATTACACCACTTTTGAAGTTATTCAGTCTGGACAAAGGGAAAACAAGGCAGAAGCCTATGCCACCTGTACAAACAAGACTTCCCTGGTATAGATAGACCTGGGCATTGCTGGAGCTCTGCTTCATATGGGCTCCTGCTGCAGTGTATGGAATGGTCTGCTGTATGCACTACCTTCATTCAAGGGATGGGTTGATGAAACAGTTTGTTTCTTTATGCACATGGGGTTTTGTAGAGGTTTTTTCATGTTCTTAGATCAAGTTATCCTTCGAAAAGAGGGGTCAGTGGCAGGTAAAAAACAACTATTTTGGGAATGGGGGATTGCGGGGTGGGAGGATTGAGGGGTGGGTTGGGGGCTGGGTTGGCAGATGACTTGACTGGGTAATAACAGGGCATTTTGGTGCTAAACTTCCCCCTCCTGCCCCTGCCCCCTATTTGAGATCAGAGCCTATCGGCTGTCCCGGGGTCACTTCTGAGACAACGGCTCACTGGCGTCCTAATGAAACCATGCAAGCGGAGAAGTGACCAGCCTTAGTTAATTAGCCACAGAGCAGAGCACGCTCTCCCCTACTGGCTCAGTGCCACTCCCTGGAGCACAGTTCTGGGGTTCACAGGCAGGTTTTTCACCACTATGAATGGCTCTTCTTTGTGTCTACACACTGAGGCCCGATTTAACATGGCCTATACCCGTGTTTTCTGAGAGCGTTTACTTTGGCCTCCCCCATGTTGAGGCAGAGCTGAAATGTGACACTGAACTGGGGTGGTGGGGTAGATGGGTCTGCATTACACAAACTACTGGTGTTCTTAATGCCAAAGCACAAAGATTCCCCTCTGTCATTTGTGTAGCCCTACCACTAACTCTTGTCCACATAAACATTTAAATATAGAGAATCCATACCGTTTTTTTATTATTCAACTGCTGTTCAATGATTTAATAATTTGATATCTATATGTACCTTGCTATTTTCATCCTCAAAAGGCCTGACACATATTGAAACATATTGGCTATTGTTGTGCTGACTGCTAATTctaatcttctcctctctctctctctcggtacaGTTGACAATCATCTTCAAGAACTTCCAGGAGTGTGTGGACCAGAAGATGTACCACGCGGAGACAGACGAGCTGCCTGCGGCGTTTGCCGACGGCTCCAAGAATGGTGGAGACCGCCACGGGGCCAACACGCTGCGCATCGTGGAGAAGGTGTCTGGGCAGCATGTGGAGATCCACGCACGCTACATCGGGACAACCATCGTGGTCCGGCAGGTGGGCCGATACCTGACCTTTGCTGTGCGGATGCCAGAGGAAGTAGTGAACTCTGTAGAAGACCGAGACAACCAGGACCTGTACCTTTGCCTGCACGGCTGCCCCGCCAACCAGCGCATCGACTTCAGGACATTCAGGGACCGTGCAGTGGAGGGCCACGGCCCAGGCAAGAGCAGGATGGGCAGCCAGCCCCATGGGTTTACGTATCAGGCTGCCATGGCCAAGTGTAAAGAGCGCCTCCCAGTGGAGGACCTGTACTTCCAGTCTTGTGTGTTCgacctgttttcctctggggACATCAACTTCACCATGGCTGCCTACTATGCTTTTGAGGACGTGAAAATGCTCCACTCCAACAAGGACAAATACCACATTTTTGAAAAGGATGCATTCGGGAGTAATGCAGCGCCAAGGGGATCAGATTTGTTCTCGCTAGTCCTCCTCAACTGTCTGGCTGTGTTGTTGTGGATTGAGTGCTGCTGGGTTCATCTATAGTCCCCTGCCAACATTATCCTCATTATGCTAGCTGTCAGTGGGTGTGAAACAGTGCTCTCACCGTGTCATACTTCACCTCTACTGCTCTGTTCTCAGTGGctggtggtcagtccagacagcaGGGCCGTCCATACCTCTGAGGGGACACAGCAGCCCATGTGCAATCAAACTCATCCCAGCCCATGGTCTCATTGTTGTCATCATGTGTTGACTTACATCTGGTGGAGAGATGAGCTCTCTGCTCCCACCTATCATTGCGTTCATTCAGCTGGTTTAAGGACTAGTCCTTTGATTAAAGGAGCAGTGGTGAGAGAGGAGAGCCCAGGAGCCCCAGCACTTTGGATATCCACCTGGGATTAATTCCTACATTCCCACTGGGACTGCATGGGAAGCAAGACGAGATGATCTCTTGCAGAAAGAAGAGTTTGCTGATCGCCTCTCCTCACTGGTGCCAAGCCAGTGGAGCTCTCTGTGGCTCATGGGTCTGGGCTAGAGGACATGACAGGGGCTTTTGTTAACTTCTGTCCAGAAGGAGCTCACTGTTTGATGAGCTTCCAGCTTTGGAAAAGCCTGAGCTTTTTGGAGAAAGCGCTCGGCCAAAAGGATGTCAGAGCAGCGAGTGACAGTCTAGTCTGCTGTGGAGGTTAATAGGTCATAACGCCAGGTCTTTTgtaagattgtgtgtgtgtgtgtgtggttgtgcccCTCTGTGGTTTAGTGTGTCAGCCAGAACGGGCTGTCTTGAATATTGGCGTTTAAAGTGttaattatgataaatgtatttTTGTATAGGGTGTAATTAAGATGTTAATAAGAAAACAAGCCCTTTACAAACTTTACCAAGGGCACACATAATGCAGAAACCCAGATCACGTTTACAGAGTATATCTTATCCCTTCATTCAACCGATCAACCAACCAACATGTACCATGGCCAGGAAATTGATTTCTACAGGTCGTTTGTGAATGATTTGTCACTTTTTATAGGCAGTCAACAGTTCCCCGCAGATGTAGGTATCATGGCCATGTATTTGGTTTGAGAAATATATAGTCTTTCTGACCACTCTGTAGAGAGCAGAGAGTAGGTCCTGTATCAGAGGAGGTTGGTGGGAGGAGccataggaggacgggctcattgtaatggctggaatggaatagctGTCAAATCCAAAAGTGGCACCGGGCGTTATACCTAttgtggacattgccattggatgCGCCGAGTCGCATTAGTAGAAATCCTATGCAGCTGttacaagtttgaacactggCATGtgtgatgtaatctacaccttgatTAGGCTATTCTCATAATttttatatagcctacactttctcgttcttAATATGTAACGCTGGTGGAGGGGTGTGGCTTTGTGACAAAACACCAGCTATGCAGTGTCGGCTAGCGCGGTTTAATGGTTGATCTGATTTAATCTAGGCCTAAGTATTTGAACTTTTGATTGTGTAGAACGCTGGAAGGTGCTAAATGAACTTAGTGGATAGACTTATTCAGAGCATTATATGGCAAATAAGCTGTCAGTTTAAGGTTTTGAATTGTACCTTTTGCGATATGCAGGACCCGTGTGACGTGCATGCATCTACAGTACCATTTTGATTTGTTGTAGTTTCCCTATTGCATTGTTTCTGTTCATAGTAATAATTTCATTCACTAGTAAGCCTAAATCTTGAGGAGGCTTAGGTACTAATACTCAGAAGGCCTGCTATATATGAACAAGACATTTAACCTAAATTCTGGTTTGATCTTGATTTTCATTATTTGTTGTATAACCAAGTAAAGCTCAAAGGATAAAACCTTGTCAGACGATTTGCTTCATTTTCCCCCCTTCTATTTCATCTCGGTAGAATATATTTAGATTTTACCCTCATCTATCCAACATCTTAACAAGGTAATATATCCCTACACTGAAGTGTTTGGCAGGCCTAACTACTGCTATGGGAGCATGTACTGGTGCAGTTTGTTCTTAGTCTGACAAAAAAAGTTGATCAAATAAACAAACATGATTGTAACATTGAATCATGTTTTTATAGATGTAATTTGTATTATGAGTTTGCTATATGGTTCTACATGTGTAATGTGAGATTGTATATACGTTTGTGAGTTTgtaaaatattgtattttatcTGTGTTGAATATATCACTACAGTTTTGAATATGAGAAAGGGTTTGGTGAATGTGAcctttttattttaaaataattttatgaaAACGGGCCTAGTGTTCAGCTATCTATCAATGGCAGGGATCCTATCCTGGTTACTGTAGTTTCAGAGCATTCTGTTGCTTGCTCAGGAGCAGACACAAGTTAACCTGGATTCCATCCAGGCGGATATCTAAAAAGGGAATacaataaagtttttttttttttggtgttcATGTTTTTAATTTTAAAGCACTTTATGTTCTCTTCACTTAGCTCTTACTTGGTTTGAACTTGATTGTGAATAGAGGTTGTCAGATTTGTAACGGTAGAAAATATGGCATTAAAACACTTGGCCGAATGGCAGAAGCCAGAAAGATCAAACTGTGTTTGTATGTAGGACAAAAGCGGTGCCACCCACCAACTGTTTATATTGTAAATTATTTATTAAATAAAAGATAAGTGTCTCGTTAACTTTGTGGGTGATGTCTCTATCTTGTGGTAAACCTCTTACTTTGTTTCATAGTGATAATGAAACATTAACCAATGATGAGCATTTTTTAAAATCTGGATTCCCAGTGGCGAGGTTGGGTTAGGGTACTTGATTTGCTTCGTTACACTGCCACCTGGTGTAAGCATTGTGTAAGGGTAtgattaagtgataatgcccgagcaGCTGGTGTTTtaaggatatattggcacgggtgttgttcgtcgagggccggcaaaccgtgccaatatatcctccaaacaccggcttcgagggcattatcacttttatacaacgggttaccaacatattcaaataatgattgacatattttcattaaaaacgttattttgattaatgtattcatactatttcatccttccacaagagatagtcccgacacaaatctagggttgctagagacgcgacccagtcgttcagtctttttgttctgtatctatagacgagACTCAgtccttcagtctttttgttctgtatctatggacgcgacccagtcgttcgttctaaatgttccattgccatactggctggcaacgttcttatcccttgcttgctagctagccaactacggctaatttaca
The sequence above is a segment of the Coregonus clupeaformis isolate EN_2021a chromosome 19, ASM2061545v1, whole genome shotgun sequence genome. Coding sequences within it:
- the LOC121531900 gene encoding repulsive guidance molecule A-like, giving the protein MQSRRERREVRPRAGWMVMGKGAAGPSALEVGKILVFFLCLFPSVSLQCKILKCNSEFWASTSSSGPEEEFCTALRAYNNCVRRTARTCRGDLAYHSAQHGIEDLMSQHNCSKEGPTTQPRAGTPAPPPPPQLQPDSQERSDGPEQCHYERSLPRHSSPPNYTHCGFFGDPHLRTFSDDFQTCKVEGAWPLIHNKYLSVQVTNTPVVPGSSATATSKLTIIFKNFQECVDQKMYHAETDELPAAFADGSKNGGDRHGANTLRIVEKVSGQHVEIHARYIGTTIVVRQVGRYLTFAVRMPEEVVNSVEDRDNQDLYLCLHGCPANQRIDFRTFRDRAVEGHGPGKSRMGSQPHGFTYQAAMAKCKERLPVEDLYFQSCVFDLFSSGDINFTMAAYYAFEDVKMLHSNKDKYHIFEKDAFGSNAAPRGSDLFSLVLLNCLAVLLWIECCWVHL